From a single Populus nigra chromosome 18, ddPopNigr1.1, whole genome shotgun sequence genomic region:
- the LOC133678272 gene encoding uncharacterized protein LOC133678272 isoform X1 — translation METLLKIPFPIFSNNPHILTTKPTKPLKVSIKPPPPDFDFRSEILQESRATISRTHPELLDLANDGTLLLIEKKLFGPVPSWRTEFVEPEAIWLVGTTHISSQSAAEVERVVRAVKPDNVVVELCRSRAGIMYISDEGEVGQQLRSSMFSLSGTGFFGAVGRSINLGGQTALALRLLLALFSSKISSDVNRPFGDEFRAARKVAEEIGAQIVLGDRPIEITLERAWNSLKWREKLSLVIAVVRGITSSSDISKNNFKASSTDDRTFQLYEQLSFSYPSLLQPLIHERDTYLAWSLKRSKAVNNGKRVVGVIGKGHMNGVIYALISDQGNLRFRDLAGRRSSGDDGSNGFVAGLVKSLVRDTAIGILLWQLYEQIKGSL, via the exons ATGGAAACTCTGCTAAAAATCCCATTCCCTATCTTCTCTAATAACCCACATATCCTCACAACAAAACCTACCAAACCCTTAAAGGTTTCAATCAAACCTCCACCACCAGACTTTGATTTCAGGTCGGAGATTTTGCAGGAATCTAGAGCCACAATTTCAAGAACCCACCCTGAATTGCTTGACTTGGCTAATGATGGCACCTTGCTGTTGATTGAGAAGAAACTTTTTGGTCCTGTACCTTCCTGGAGGACTGAGTTTGTTGAGCCAGAAGCAATATGGTTGGTTGGGACTACACATATTTCTAGTCAATCTGCTGCTGAAGTGGAGAGAGTGGTCAGGGCTGTTAAGCCTGATAATGTAGTAGTTGAGCTATGTAGAAGCAg AGCTGGAATTATGTACATTTCCGATGAAGGTGAGGTTGGCCAACAATTAAGATCAAGCATGTTCTCTTTGAGTGGCACTGGCTTTTTTGGAGCTGTCGGCCGTAGCATAAACTTGG GAGGTCAAACAGCTTTAGCATTGCGTCTACTTTTGGCCCTTTTCTCATCAAAGATTTCTTCTGATGTCAACCGGCCTTTCGGAGATGAG TTCCGAGCTGCTCGAAAAGTGGCTGAAGAAATCGGTGCTCAAATAGTCTTGGGGGACAGGCCAATTGAAATAACT CTTGAAAGGGCTTGGAATTCTCTGAAATGGAGGGAGAAGCTGAGTTTAGTGATTGCAGTTGTTCGCGGAATTACCTCATCATCTGATATATCTAAGAACAATTTCAAG GCATCAAGCACAGATGATAGAACCTTTCAGCTCTACGAGCAGCTCAGCTTTTCATATCCATCACTCCTGCAGCCTCTCATACACGAACGAGACACT TATCTTGCATGGTCTCTGAAACGAAGCAAAGCTGTGAACAACGGCAAAAGAGTGGTGGGGGTGATAGGAAAAGGTCATATGAATGGTGTAATTTATGCATTGATATCAGATCAGGGAAACCTGCGGTTTCGAGACCTCGCAGGAAGGAGGTCATCAGGCGATGATGGGTCTAATGGCTTTGTTGCTGGTCTTGTTAAGAGCTTGGTTAGAGACACTGCCATTGGCATTCTGCTGTGGCAATTATATGAACAAATAAAAGGTTcactatag
- the LOC133678272 gene encoding uncharacterized protein LOC133678272 isoform X2: MYISDEGEVGQQLRSSMFSLSGTGFFGAVGRSINLGGQTALALRLLLALFSSKISSDVNRPFGDEFRAARKVAEEIGAQIVLGDRPIEITLERAWNSLKWREKLSLVIAVVRGITSSSDISKNNFKASSTDDRTFQLYEQLSFSYPSLLQPLIHERDTYLAWSLKRSKAVNNGKRVVGVIGKGHMNGVIYALISDQGNLRFRDLAGRRSSGDDGSNGFVAGLVKSLVRDTAIGILLWQLYEQIKGSL; the protein is encoded by the exons ATGTACATTTCCGATGAAGGTGAGGTTGGCCAACAATTAAGATCAAGCATGTTCTCTTTGAGTGGCACTGGCTTTTTTGGAGCTGTCGGCCGTAGCATAAACTTGG GAGGTCAAACAGCTTTAGCATTGCGTCTACTTTTGGCCCTTTTCTCATCAAAGATTTCTTCTGATGTCAACCGGCCTTTCGGAGATGAG TTCCGAGCTGCTCGAAAAGTGGCTGAAGAAATCGGTGCTCAAATAGTCTTGGGGGACAGGCCAATTGAAATAACT CTTGAAAGGGCTTGGAATTCTCTGAAATGGAGGGAGAAGCTGAGTTTAGTGATTGCAGTTGTTCGCGGAATTACCTCATCATCTGATATATCTAAGAACAATTTCAAG GCATCAAGCACAGATGATAGAACCTTTCAGCTCTACGAGCAGCTCAGCTTTTCATATCCATCACTCCTGCAGCCTCTCATACACGAACGAGACACT TATCTTGCATGGTCTCTGAAACGAAGCAAAGCTGTGAACAACGGCAAAAGAGTGGTGGGGGTGATAGGAAAAGGTCATATGAATGGTGTAATTTATGCATTGATATCAGATCAGGGAAACCTGCGGTTTCGAGACCTCGCAGGAAGGAGGTCATCAGGCGATGATGGGTCTAATGGCTTTGTTGCTGGTCTTGTTAAGAGCTTGGTTAGAGACACTGCCATTGGCATTCTGCTGTGGCAATTATATGAACAAATAAAAGGTTcactatag
- the LOC133678465 gene encoding ethylene-responsive transcription factor ERF027-like: MANPYSNVPQADQSPPPQPSNQSIQVPDPPSSILLPILQDDQYAPHSTSSNQSPRSIPSPAGSLGQPLTVRQDEYSPRFGFPGQPVSGRQDDQSPRSTRSSGGSSTLPTSGRHPSYKGIRLRSGKWVSEIREPRKTTRVWLGTYPTPEMAAAAYDAAALALKGPDTPLNFPESILSYPIPASASSSDIRAAAASAASSRSPRPEAGPNPEWDRLETEGTSSSTTTADIQSGQEFIDEEELLNLPNLLVDMAGGMLVSPPRINTPSSDDSPGNSDAENLWSYH, encoded by the coding sequence ATGGCAAATCCTTATTCAAATGTGCCTCAAGCTGACCAGTCACCACCACCTCAACCTTCAAACCAATCCATACAAGTCCCTGACCCTCCATCCTCTATTCTGCTCCCAATCCTCCAAGATGATCAATACGCACCTCATTCCACCTCCTCGAACCAGTCTCCAAGATCAATTCCTTCTCCAGCTGGATCTCTGGGTCAACCATTAACGGTGAGACAGGATGAATATTCACCAAGGTTCGGGTTTCCAGGCCAACCTGTGAGTGGAAGGCAGGATGACCAATCACCAAGGTCCACCCGATCCTCAGGTGGGTCATCGACTCTGCCCACAAGCGGAAGACACCCGAGTTATAAGGGAATTAGGTTACGGAGCGGGAAATGGGTATCTGAGATCCGGGAACCACGTAAAACTACGCGTGTATGGCTTGGTACGTATCCAACTCCTGAAATGGCAGCCGCCGCTTATGATGCGGCGGCTCTAGCCCTTAAAGGCCCTGATACACCACTAAATTTCCCGGAATCGATTCTTTCCTACCCAATACCAGCCTCAGCATCCTCTAGTGATATAAGGGCTGCAGCTGCTAGTGCAGCATCAAGCAGGTCGCCGAGACCTGAAGCTGGGCCAAATCCTGAATGGGACCGGCTTGAAACAGAAGGCACATCATCCAGTACTACCACTGCTGACATTCAATCAGGACAGGAATTCATCGACGAGGAAGAACTTTTGAACCTGCCCAATTTGCTAGTTGACATGGCAGGAGGAATGCTTGTAAGTCCACCAAGAATAAACACGCCATCTTCTGATGATTCACCAGGGAATTCCGATGCAGAAAACCTATGGTCCTACCACTAA
- the LOC133678329 gene encoding dehydration-responsive element-binding protein 1D-like: MDLFSHYSDPSPFGATDFWSVFNENNGINQEQCSYSPVFSDSSISSHVTTRVQPAPNFSDEEVMLASRNPKKRAGRKKFRETRHPVYRGVRRRNSGKWVCEVREPNKKSRIWLGTFPTAEMAARAHDVAALALRGRSACLNFADSAWRLPVPASSEAKDIQKAAAEAAGGFRPEGCVGGELMRTGNVGEKAAETAAGAGEEVFYMDDEAVFGMPGLLANMAEGMLLPPPHCGDGGDGWDNMENIDADMPLWSFSI; encoded by the coding sequence ATGGATCTTTTCAGTCATTATTCTGATCCAAGCCCCTTTGGGGCAACAGATTTCTGGTCAGTTTTTAATGAGAATAATGGTATTAATCAAGAACAGTGTTCTTATTCTCCTGTTTTCTCAGATAGTAGTATTAGTAGTCATGTTACTACAAGAGTTCAACCAGCTCCAAATTTTTCTGATGAGGAAGTAATGCTAGCTTCGAGGAATCCGAAGAAGAGGGCAGGGAGAAAGAAATTCAGGGAAACAAGGCATCCGGTGTATAGAGGGGTGAGGAGGAGGAATTCAGGTAAGTGGGTTTGTGAAGTTAGAGAGCCCAATAAGAAATCAAGAATTTGGTTAGGGACTTTCCCTACTGCTGAAATGGCTGCTAGGGCACATGATGTTGCTGCTTTGGCATTGAGGGGTAGGTCTGCTTGCTTGAATTTTGCGGATTCTGCTTGGAGGTTGCCGGTTCCGGCTTCTAGTGAAGCTAAGGACATTCAAAAGGCTGCAGCTGAGGCAGCTGGGGGTTTTCGGCCGGAGGGGTGTGTGGGAGGTGAGTTGATGAGGACGGGAAATGTGGGGGAGAAGGCGGCGGAGACTGCTGCAGGGGCGGGGGAGGAGGTGTTTTATATGGATGATGAGGCTGTTTTTGGAATGCCAGGGTTGTTGGCTAATATGGCTGAAGGGATGTTACTGCCACCACCTCATTGTGGTGATGGAGGGGATGGTTGGGATAACATGGAAAATATTGACGCTGACATGCCATTATGGAGTTTTTCTATATAG
- the LOC133678615 gene encoding uncharacterized protein LOC133678615 isoform X1: protein MTQMARWSFHGILAFVSLLVFLTHGVYASDGDADPIYKACVEQCEKTGCVGEKCFQHCKFSSDGKPVGGPWYLQEPLYLQWKQWDCRSDCQYHCMLVREEEREKLGGKPVKYHGKWPFHRAYGFQEPVSVALSALNLAIQFHGWVSFFILIYYKLQLTPSKKTYYEYTGLWHIYGILSMNSWFWSAVFHSRDVELTEKLDCSSAVALLGFSLILAILRAFSMRDEAARVMVSAPIIAFVTTHILYLNFYNLDYDLNMKVCVAMGVAQLLIWAVWAGVTNHPSRLKLWVAVVGGGLAILLEIYDFPPYQGFVDAHALWHATTIPLTYLWWSFVKDDAEFRTSSLLKKAR from the exons atgactcagatggctcgtTGGTCGTTTCATGGGATTCTGGCTTTTGTTTCGCTTCTAGTCTTCTTAACGCATGGGGTTTACGCGAGTGATGGTGATGCTGATCCGATTTACAA GGCTTGTGTGGAGCAGTGTGAGAAAACTGGATGTGTAGGGGAAAAATGCTTCCAACACTGTAAATTCTCGTCTGATGGGAAGCCAGTGGGTGGGCCATGGTATCTACAAGAGCCACTGTATCTGCAGTGGAAACAATGGGACTGTCGTAGTGACTGCCAATACCATTGCATGCTTGtcagagaggaagagagagagaaactcgGTGGCAAGCCTGTCAAGTATCATGGGAAATGGCCATTTCACCGTGCTTATGGCTTTCAG GAACCTGTTTCTGTTGCTCTCTCTGCACTCAATCTTGCCATTCAGTTTCATGGTTGGGTATCCTTTTTCATCCTAATATACTATAAGTTGCAACTGACACCAAGTAAGAAGACATACTATGAATATACTGGCTTGTGGCACATCTATGGAATCCTATCGATGAACTCATGGTTCTGGAGTGCTGTTTTCCACAGTCG AGATGTTGAGTTGACCGAGAAACTAGATTGTTCATCTGCTGTGGCATTACTAGGGTTTTCCCTTATTCTAGCAATACTACGAGCTTTCAGCATGAGAGATGAGGCTGCCAGGGTCATGGTCTCTGCTCCAATAATTGCATTTGTTACTACACATATCTTATATCTGAACTTCTACAACCTGGATTACG ATCTAAACATGAAAGTTTGTGTGGCCATGGGTGTAGCTCAACTTCTCATTTGGGCAGTCTGGGCCGGTGTAACTAACCACCCATCCCGGCTCAAGTTGTGGGTGGCAGTTGTTGGAGGAGGCCTTGCCATCTTGTTGGAAATATACGACTTCCCGCCTTACCAGGGATTTGTGGATGCTCATGCTCTCTGGCATGCCACTACCATCCCACTCACATATCTTTGGTGGAGCTTTGTGAAGGATGATGCTGAGTTTAGAACATCAAGTCTCCTCAAGAAAGCAAGGTAG
- the LOC133678615 gene encoding uncharacterized protein LOC133678615 isoform X2, which translates to MGSQWVGHGIYKSHCICSGNNGTVVVTANTIACLSERKRERNSVASLSSIMGNGHFTVLMAFRFPCEPVSVALSALNLAIQFHGWVSFFILIYYKLQLTPSKKTYYEYTGLWHIYGILSMNSWFWSAVFHSRDVELTEKLDCSSAVALLGFSLILAILRAFSMRDEAARVMVSAPIIAFVTTHILYLNFYNLDYDLNMKVCVAMGVAQLLIWAVWAGVTNHPSRLKLWVAVVGGGLAILLEIYDFPPYQGFVDAHALWHATTIPLTYLWWSFVKDDAEFRTSSLLKKAR; encoded by the exons ATGGGAAGCCAGTGGGTGGGCCATGGTATCTACAAGAGCCACTGTATCTGCAGTGGAAACAATGGGACTGTCGTAGTGACTGCCAATACCATTGCATGCTTGtcagagaggaagagagagagaaactcgGTGGCAAGCCTGTCAAGTATCATGGGAAATGGCCATTTCACCGTGCTTATGGCTTTCAGGTTTCCATGT GAACCTGTTTCTGTTGCTCTCTCTGCACTCAATCTTGCCATTCAGTTTCATGGTTGGGTATCCTTTTTCATCCTAATATACTATAAGTTGCAACTGACACCAAGTAAGAAGACATACTATGAATATACTGGCTTGTGGCACATCTATGGAATCCTATCGATGAACTCATGGTTCTGGAGTGCTGTTTTCCACAGTCG AGATGTTGAGTTGACCGAGAAACTAGATTGTTCATCTGCTGTGGCATTACTAGGGTTTTCCCTTATTCTAGCAATACTACGAGCTTTCAGCATGAGAGATGAGGCTGCCAGGGTCATGGTCTCTGCTCCAATAATTGCATTTGTTACTACACATATCTTATATCTGAACTTCTACAACCTGGATTACG ATCTAAACATGAAAGTTTGTGTGGCCATGGGTGTAGCTCAACTTCTCATTTGGGCAGTCTGGGCCGGTGTAACTAACCACCCATCCCGGCTCAAGTTGTGGGTGGCAGTTGTTGGAGGAGGCCTTGCCATCTTGTTGGAAATATACGACTTCCCGCCTTACCAGGGATTTGTGGATGCTCATGCTCTCTGGCATGCCACTACCATCCCACTCACATATCTTTGGTGGAGCTTTGTGAAGGATGATGCTGAGTTTAGAACATCAAGTCTCCTCAAGAAAGCAAGGTAG